The following proteins are co-located in the Acidobacteriota bacterium genome:
- a CDS encoding TonB-dependent receptor, which yields MWYQEPVVYGISFLVLLLSMAPVGVAAAETTGTLTGTVVDETGGVLPGVVVNLRADGAEFSSVTDDMGKWSIDGVPAGPATLTFRLINFAGARRELTVAPSEVLTVDVVLVLSLTADVVVTAERTFRNIADLPQPAENLVGIASAASVGAITAAQLQARPIMRPGEVLETVPGLVISQHSGEGKANQYYLRGFNLDHGTDFATTVAGVPLNMPSGAHATGYSDSNMIIPELVSGIQFRKGPYFAEDGDFSAAGSANVSYLNLLEQPVASISTGGQGWSRIFSAASPRLGDGNLLVGVEVGRNDGPWVEPDDLRKVNGILRYSRGDARNGFSITGLSYSANWHATDQVPVRAIESGRIDRFEGIDTTGGGRTYRHGVVADSLRSNGETSTRITAFGMRYGLNLLQNFTYFLADPVDGDQFEQVDRRTSVGVKLTQRRLREFLGRPVEWKIGTQSRHDDAGVIGLYDTVRQRRTNTVREDALRQTSLGLFGGGMFDWTSFFRTSVGFRADVYRFAVDASNPLNAGAGVDSIVSPKLTAILGPWQQTEFYANWGEGFHSNDVRGATIRVDPRTGEPARRFPPLVKARGGEIGMRTVRLHGLHSTVALWYLDFDSELLFLGDAGVTAPSRASRRYGVEWSNYIRFTPWMTAEADLAFTAARFSDDDPAGPRIPGSLNRVFSGALTFEPVKRLFGSVRVRHFGPRPLIEDNSVRSGSTTLWNGQIGIRFNRRVTVSFEAFNLLNSRVSDIDYFYTSRLPGEPLEGVDDVHTHPAIPRTARVALQMRF from the coding sequence ATGTGGTATCAAGAGCCCGTGGTCTACGGAATATCTTTCCTGGTCCTGCTCCTTTCCATGGCGCCAGTTGGCGTTGCCGCCGCGGAGACGACCGGAACCCTGACGGGAACCGTCGTCGACGAGACCGGGGGAGTCCTTCCCGGTGTCGTCGTCAACCTTCGGGCCGACGGCGCCGAGTTCTCCTCCGTCACCGACGACATGGGGAAGTGGAGCATCGACGGAGTCCCTGCGGGACCGGCTACCCTGACTTTCCGGCTGATCAATTTCGCCGGCGCCCGCCGCGAGTTGACCGTGGCCCCGAGCGAGGTCTTGACGGTGGATGTCGTCCTGGTGCTCTCATTGACCGCGGACGTCGTGGTCACCGCCGAGCGCACCTTCCGCAACATCGCCGACCTGCCGCAACCGGCGGAGAACCTGGTCGGGATCGCCTCCGCCGCCAGCGTCGGCGCCATCACCGCGGCCCAGCTCCAGGCGCGCCCCATCATGCGGCCGGGCGAAGTGCTGGAGACGGTTCCGGGCCTGGTCATCAGCCAGCACAGCGGGGAGGGAAAGGCCAACCAGTACTACCTGCGCGGTTTCAACCTGGATCATGGAACGGATTTCGCGACCACCGTCGCCGGCGTGCCCCTGAACATGCCGTCCGGCGCCCACGCCACGGGCTACTCGGACTCCAACATGATCATTCCCGAACTGGTGAGCGGCATCCAGTTCCGGAAGGGGCCGTACTTTGCGGAGGACGGTGACTTTTCCGCCGCCGGCTCGGCAAACGTCAGCTACTTGAACCTGCTGGAGCAGCCGGTGGCCAGCATCAGCACCGGCGGCCAGGGCTGGAGCCGCATCTTTAGCGCCGCGTCGCCCCGCCTGGGCGACGGCAACCTGCTCGTCGGTGTCGAAGTGGGCAGGAACGACGGTCCCTGGGTCGAGCCCGACGACCTGCGCAAGGTGAACGGCATCCTGCGCTACAGCCGGGGAGACGCGCGAAACGGCTTCTCCATCACCGGCCTGAGCTATTCGGCGAATTGGCATGCCACGGACCAGGTGCCGGTCCGGGCCATCGAATCCGGCCGGATCGACCGGTTCGAAGGGATCGATACCACCGGCGGCGGCCGGACCTACCGGCATGGCGTCGTCGCCGACAGCCTTCGCTCGAACGGAGAAACCTCCACCCGAATCACCGCCTTCGGCATGCGTTACGGACTGAACCTGCTCCAGAACTTCACCTATTTCCTGGCCGATCCCGTCGACGGGGATCAGTTCGAGCAGGTGGACCGCCGCACCTCGGTCGGCGTCAAGCTCACCCAACGTCGCCTGCGGGAGTTCCTGGGACGTCCCGTCGAATGGAAGATCGGCACCCAGTCGCGCCACGACGACGCCGGCGTCATCGGCCTGTACGACACGGTTCGGCAGCGCCGCACCAACACCGTGCGCGAGGATGCGCTGCGCCAGACGTCGCTGGGCCTGTTCGGCGGGGGGATGTTCGATTGGACTTCGTTCTTCCGGACCTCGGTCGGGTTTCGCGCCGACGTCTATCGGTTCGCCGTCGACGCCAGCAATCCCTTGAACGCCGGCGCCGGCGTGGATTCCATCGTCAGCCCCAAACTGACGGCGATCCTGGGACCGTGGCAGCAGACCGAGTTCTACGCCAACTGGGGAGAGGGCTTCCACAGCAACGACGTGCGTGGCGCGACGATCCGAGTCGACCCGCGCACCGGGGAGCCGGCCCGGAGGTTCCCTCCGCTGGTCAAGGCCCGCGGCGGCGAAATCGGCATGCGGACGGTGAGGCTGCACGGGCTGCATTCGACGGTGGCGCTCTGGTACCTGGACTTCGATTCGGAGCTGCTCTTCCTGGGCGATGCGGGGGTGACGGCCCCCAGCCGTGCAAGCCGCCGCTACGGCGTCGAGTGGTCGAACTATATTCGGTTCACACCCTGGATGACGGCCGAGGCCGACCTCGCGTTCACCGCCGCGCGGTTCTCGGACGACGACCCCGCCGGACCGCGGATTCCGGGTTCGCTCAACCGCGTATTCTCCGGCGCCCTCACGTTCGAGCCGGTGAAGCGATTGTTCGGGAGCGTTCGCGTGCGCCATTTCGGACCACGTCCCTTGATCGAGGACAACTCCGTGAGGTCCGGTTCGACGACCCTGTGGAACGGTCAGATCGGCATCCGCTTCAACCGGCGCGTCACCGTCTCGTTCGAGGCGTTCAACCTCCTGAACTCCCGCGTGTCGGACATCGACTACTTCTATACGTCGCGTCTCCCGGGAGAACCCTTGGAAGGGGTGGACGATGTGCACACCCATCCCGCCATCCCGCGAACCGCACGCGTCGCCCTGCAAATGAGGTTCTAG